Proteins encoded together in one Epinephelus lanceolatus isolate andai-2023 chromosome 4, ASM4190304v1, whole genome shotgun sequence window:
- the LOC117259226 gene encoding sodium- and chloride-dependent GABA transporter 2-like isoform X1: MSYKKCATRHKQAIVEERGHWASKVEFLLAVAGNVVGLGNVWRFPYLCYKNGGGAFLVPYLVFVVTCGVPLFLLETTVGQYTQQGSIAFWRKLCPLAEGIGYCGQLILFYSCMTYIIILSWALLYLVFSFSSQLPWASCNNYWNTDDCIDFSTQNKTSEWTNQTNTTSAATEFWEQRVLAISGGIEEIGSIRWEVLLCLIAMWITCYFCIWKGVRSTGKVVYFTATFPYVMLVILLIRGLTLPGALQGVVFYLLPEPSRLADPQVWMEAGSQIFFSYSVGVGTLAVLGSYNTYNNNCYKDCLWLCLLNSATSVVAGFAVFSVLGFMARQQGVPIADVAESGPGLAFIAYPQAVAMMPLPQLWSICFFVMIILLGLDTQFVAMEVVMTSFADIFPTVMRRAGRRERFLILFCLVCFFSQLVMITEGGMYVFQLLDYYACNGFCILFPCVFETLALGWIFGAERLYGIIKDMTGEHANPFFKICWLYLTPLVSLGSFICSLVEYRPLTFNRWYVYPTWAYVLGWVLALSSILLVPGWALYKLGTGTGNLSQRFHHLCRPDPDYSLTEKSETELQQIKEEDL, from the exons ATGTCATATAAAAAATGTGCAACAAGGCACAAGCAAGCAATagtggaggagagaggacatTGGGCCAGTAAGGTGGAGTTTCTCCTGGCTGTGGCGGGAAATGTTGTTGGACTGGGCAACGTGTGGAGGTTTCCTTACCTCTGCTACAAAAATGGAGGGG GAGCATTCCTGGTGCCATATTTGGTATTTGTGGTGACCTGTGGTGTACCACTGTTCCTGCTGGAGACCACTGTAGGCCAGTACACCCAGCAAGGCAGCATAGCCTTCTGGAGGAAGCTATGCCCACTGGCAGAAG GTATTGGCTATTGTGGACAGCTGATCCTTTTCTACAGCTGTATGACCTACATCATCATTCTGTCCTGGGCTTTGCTCTACCTGGTGTTCTCCTTCAGCTCACAGCTGCCCTGGGCCAGCTGCAACAACTACTGGAACACAG ATGACTGCATAGACTTTTCAACGCAAAATAAAACCTCTGAATGGACCAACCAGACAAACACCACCTCTGCTGCCACAGAGTTCTGGGA ACAACGAGTGCTGGCTATCTCAGGGGGGATTGAGGAGATAGGCAGCATCAGGTGGGAGGTGCTGTTGTGCCTAATCGCAATGTGGATCACGTGCTACTTTTGTATCTGGAAAGGGGTCCGGTCTACAGGGAAG GTGGTGTATTTCACTGCTACCTTTCCCTATGTGATGttggtaattcttttgattCGTGGCCTCACTCTTCCTGGAGCTCTACAAGGAGTAGTGTTTTATCTTCTGCCTGAACCCTCACGACTCGCAGACCCTCAG GTTTGGATGGAGGCTGGTTCTCAGATTTTCTTCTCATACAGTGTGGGTGTGGGAACCTTAGCTGTGCTGGGCAGCTACAACACCTACAACAACAACTGCTATAA AGACTGTCTGTGGCTGTGTTTACTGAACAGTGCTACCAGTGTGGTAGCTGGATTTGCAGTCTTCTCTGTGCTGGGATTCATGGCTCGCCAGCAGGGTGTTCCCATTGCAGATGTGGCCGAGTCAG GTCCAGGTTTGGCATTCATTGCATACCCTCAGGCTGTAGCCATGATGCCCCTTCCCCAGCTGTGGTCCATCTGTTTCTTTGTCATGATCATTCTCCTGGGTCTGGACACACAA TTTGTTGCCATGGAGGTGGTAATGACATCCTTTGCAGATATCTTTCCCACAGTGATGCGCAGGGCAGGCCGACGGGAACGTTTCCTCATCCTTTTCTGCCTCGTGTGCTTCTTCTCTCAGCTTGTGATGATCACTGAG GGAGGGATGTATGTGTTCCAGCTGTTAGACTACTACGCTTGTAATGGATTCTGCATCCTCTTTCCCTGCGTGTTTGAAACTCTGGCACTGGGATGGATATTTG GGGCGGAGCGGCTGTATGGCATCATTAAGGACATGACAGGTGAACATGCCAACCCATTCTTTAAAATCTGCTGGCTTTACCTCACACCGCTGGTCTCACTG GGCTCTTTTATATGTTCTTTGGTTGAGTACCGGCCTCTGACCTTTAATCGCTGGTACGTGTACCCAACCTGGGCATACGTGTTGGGCTGGGTACTGGCCCTCTCCTCCATCCTGCTTGTGCCAGGATGGGCGCTGTATAAACTGGGAACTGGGACTGGGAACCTCAGTCAG CGTTTCCATCATCTGTGCCGACCTGACCCTGACTACTCACTGACAGAAAAGAGTGAAACTGAGTTGCAGCAAATCAAAGAGGAAGATCTGTAG
- the LOC117259226 gene encoding sodium- and chloride-dependent GABA transporter 2-like isoform X2 yields the protein MSYKKCATRHKQAIVEERGHWASKVEFLLAVAGNVVGLGNVWRFPYLCYKNGGGIGYCGQLILFYSCMTYIIILSWALLYLVFSFSSQLPWASCNNYWNTDDCIDFSTQNKTSEWTNQTNTTSAATEFWEQRVLAISGGIEEIGSIRWEVLLCLIAMWITCYFCIWKGVRSTGKVVYFTATFPYVMLVILLIRGLTLPGALQGVVFYLLPEPSRLADPQVWMEAGSQIFFSYSVGVGTLAVLGSYNTYNNNCYKDCLWLCLLNSATSVVAGFAVFSVLGFMARQQGVPIADVAESGPGLAFIAYPQAVAMMPLPQLWSICFFVMIILLGLDTQFVAMEVVMTSFADIFPTVMRRAGRRERFLILFCLVCFFSQLVMITEGGMYVFQLLDYYACNGFCILFPCVFETLALGWIFGAERLYGIIKDMTGEHANPFFKICWLYLTPLVSLGSFICSLVEYRPLTFNRWYVYPTWAYVLGWVLALSSILLVPGWALYKLGTGTGNLSQRFHHLCRPDPDYSLTEKSETELQQIKEEDL from the exons ATGTCATATAAAAAATGTGCAACAAGGCACAAGCAAGCAATagtggaggagagaggacatTGGGCCAGTAAGGTGGAGTTTCTCCTGGCTGTGGCGGGAAATGTTGTTGGACTGGGCAACGTGTGGAGGTTTCCTTACCTCTGCTACAAAAATGGAGGGG GTATTGGCTATTGTGGACAGCTGATCCTTTTCTACAGCTGTATGACCTACATCATCATTCTGTCCTGGGCTTTGCTCTACCTGGTGTTCTCCTTCAGCTCACAGCTGCCCTGGGCCAGCTGCAACAACTACTGGAACACAG ATGACTGCATAGACTTTTCAACGCAAAATAAAACCTCTGAATGGACCAACCAGACAAACACCACCTCTGCTGCCACAGAGTTCTGGGA ACAACGAGTGCTGGCTATCTCAGGGGGGATTGAGGAGATAGGCAGCATCAGGTGGGAGGTGCTGTTGTGCCTAATCGCAATGTGGATCACGTGCTACTTTTGTATCTGGAAAGGGGTCCGGTCTACAGGGAAG GTGGTGTATTTCACTGCTACCTTTCCCTATGTGATGttggtaattcttttgattCGTGGCCTCACTCTTCCTGGAGCTCTACAAGGAGTAGTGTTTTATCTTCTGCCTGAACCCTCACGACTCGCAGACCCTCAG GTTTGGATGGAGGCTGGTTCTCAGATTTTCTTCTCATACAGTGTGGGTGTGGGAACCTTAGCTGTGCTGGGCAGCTACAACACCTACAACAACAACTGCTATAA AGACTGTCTGTGGCTGTGTTTACTGAACAGTGCTACCAGTGTGGTAGCTGGATTTGCAGTCTTCTCTGTGCTGGGATTCATGGCTCGCCAGCAGGGTGTTCCCATTGCAGATGTGGCCGAGTCAG GTCCAGGTTTGGCATTCATTGCATACCCTCAGGCTGTAGCCATGATGCCCCTTCCCCAGCTGTGGTCCATCTGTTTCTTTGTCATGATCATTCTCCTGGGTCTGGACACACAA TTTGTTGCCATGGAGGTGGTAATGACATCCTTTGCAGATATCTTTCCCACAGTGATGCGCAGGGCAGGCCGACGGGAACGTTTCCTCATCCTTTTCTGCCTCGTGTGCTTCTTCTCTCAGCTTGTGATGATCACTGAG GGAGGGATGTATGTGTTCCAGCTGTTAGACTACTACGCTTGTAATGGATTCTGCATCCTCTTTCCCTGCGTGTTTGAAACTCTGGCACTGGGATGGATATTTG GGGCGGAGCGGCTGTATGGCATCATTAAGGACATGACAGGTGAACATGCCAACCCATTCTTTAAAATCTGCTGGCTTTACCTCACACCGCTGGTCTCACTG GGCTCTTTTATATGTTCTTTGGTTGAGTACCGGCCTCTGACCTTTAATCGCTGGTACGTGTACCCAACCTGGGCATACGTGTTGGGCTGGGTACTGGCCCTCTCCTCCATCCTGCTTGTGCCAGGATGGGCGCTGTATAAACTGGGAACTGGGACTGGGAACCTCAGTCAG CGTTTCCATCATCTGTGCCGACCTGACCCTGACTACTCACTGACAGAAAAGAGTGAAACTGAGTTGCAGCAAATCAAAGAGGAAGATCTGTAG